Proteins from a single region of Runella sp. SP2:
- a CDS encoding patatin-like phospholipase family protein, translated as MQKAVYYELLQITLTRIFGELPMDVFESVVDLLEWKEVAGGEILFHKNDEADCLYGVLSGRLRAYVPNDDGSEISLGEIPPGETVGEMGIFTESPRSASIIAIRDSVLVKISKSAFEKIIMVSPKVVLNITNLIIERLNRQNLSKKTNYKITNVALVCLHHSPTEKAFCQAVFKALNQKASCSYLSIERISQHFNDPHIANVEKTDVANYRLLSNWFDEQEAQYNYVFYEADNLSSEWAKRCIRQADKVLIISESQYGSGPSAAEMALLHTGSSSVNKTLVLLHPPMADFPTKTSSWLRSRRVQRHFHVEQDNPSDVERIRRYLMGQSVGLVLSGGGARGFVHVGVYRALEERGIPVDFVGGTSMGSIIGSFIAMGYSAEMLDKVMRKIYVEGKNPTADFNLIPYFSLIKGKKVEQILEKYCGEIEIEDLWRNFYCISSNLTKAEAMIHQAGKLRKYVRASISLPGILPPVIDEEGLLVDGGIFNNTPVDVMLAQGVGKVISVDMNVQRTLQKNENYQSGGTWQAFKGRVMGQSTGTRIPNMMSVIFQSTTISSDFKANQYKPYCDLYINPNVTNFGIIDWKSYEKIVEIGYQTAIEAIDEQLKTTLESFK; from the coding sequence ATGCAAAAAGCAGTTTACTACGAATTACTCCAAATTACGCTGACCCGTATTTTTGGAGAACTCCCAATGGATGTCTTTGAATCAGTTGTTGATTTATTGGAATGGAAAGAAGTAGCGGGGGGAGAAATTTTATTCCACAAAAACGACGAAGCAGATTGTTTATACGGCGTACTCAGCGGACGGCTACGGGCGTACGTTCCGAACGATGATGGGTCTGAAATCTCCTTGGGGGAAATTCCGCCAGGAGAAACTGTGGGGGAAATGGGTATTTTTACGGAGTCTCCACGCAGTGCAAGCATTATCGCCATCCGTGATTCTGTTTTGGTAAAAATTAGTAAAAGTGCCTTTGAAAAAATCATCATGGTGTCGCCCAAAGTCGTTCTCAATATCACCAATTTGATTATTGAGCGACTGAATCGGCAAAATCTTTCCAAAAAAACGAACTACAAAATCACCAACGTTGCCCTCGTTTGTTTGCATCATTCTCCTACCGAAAAAGCATTTTGTCAAGCTGTTTTCAAAGCACTTAACCAAAAGGCAAGTTGTTCCTATTTATCCATTGAGCGGATTAGCCAGCACTTCAACGACCCACACATTGCGAATGTAGAAAAAACGGACGTGGCTAATTACCGACTGCTTAGTAATTGGTTCGACGAACAAGAAGCTCAGTACAATTATGTTTTTTACGAGGCCGACAACCTCAGCAGTGAATGGGCCAAACGTTGCATTCGTCAGGCGGACAAGGTGCTGATTATTTCTGAAAGTCAATACGGCTCGGGGCCGAGCGCTGCCGAAATGGCCTTATTACACACGGGTTCTTCTAGTGTCAACAAAACGCTGGTGTTGCTTCATCCTCCCATGGCTGATTTTCCGACCAAGACCTCCAGTTGGCTACGAAGCAGGCGAGTTCAGCGGCATTTTCACGTAGAACAAGATAACCCCTCAGACGTTGAGCGCATTCGACGTTACCTCATGGGTCAATCTGTCGGGTTGGTGCTGTCGGGAGGTGGGGCGCGGGGCTTCGTACACGTAGGGGTTTATCGTGCCTTGGAAGAACGAGGCATTCCCGTCGATTTTGTGGGAGGAACGAGCATGGGTTCTATCATTGGCAGTTTTATTGCCATGGGATATTCTGCCGAAATGCTTGACAAAGTCATGCGTAAAATCTACGTAGAAGGCAAAAATCCGACGGCTGATTTTAACCTGATTCCCTACTTCTCGCTCATTAAAGGCAAGAAAGTGGAACAAATTTTAGAAAAATATTGCGGTGAAATCGAAATCGAAGATTTGTGGCGCAATTTTTATTGTATTTCTAGCAACCTCACCAAAGCCGAAGCCATGATTCACCAAGCGGGAAAGTTGCGAAAATACGTACGGGCCAGCATCTCGTTGCCAGGTATTTTACCCCCTGTGATTGACGAAGAAGGCTTACTGGTGGACGGTGGAATTTTTAATAATACGCCTGTAGATGTCATGCTGGCGCAGGGGGTTGGAAAAGTAATTTCGGTCGATATGAATGTGCAACGTACGCTTCAAAAAAATGAAAATTACCAATCAGGTGGTACGTGGCAGGCGTTCAAAGGGCGAGTTATGGGGCAAAGTACGGGAACTAGAATCCCCAATATGATGTCCGTAATTTTTCAATCAACCACCATTTCTAGTGATTTTAAAGCCAATCAATACAAGCCTTACTGCGATCTTTACATCAACCCCAATGTGACCAATTTTGGCATCATAGATTGGAAATCGTACGAAAAAATCGTTGAAATCGGCTACCAAACTGCCATTGAAGCAATAGATGAACAGTTAAAAACGACACTTGAGTCCTTCAAGTAA
- a CDS encoding adenylate/guanylate cyclase domain-containing protein codes for MKRRLWILVLVLTLAHPLAAQKSKTDSATTKKKGWRLFGNKKNKELEAVSKEKDKVSAEKKKVENEKQFLEWKNQNLSSQIDALDAQKKALDVQQHFLDSQLVVRNQSLKLMTETQMKIQLMLLRQKQLLDSVSFTKVIDSLKISDQQKILAQKEDQLRRQEAEVELQQSQRNLLIVVVLGVLVVALGIYRSLLNVKKYSKIIEEEKNKSEYLLLNILPKEVADELKKSGAAEAKHYEEVSVLFSDFVGFTFLAEKLPPQELVAELDYCFKRFDRIMGNNKIEKIKTIGDAYMAAGGVPVPDSDAHVRIVRAALELQEFIEARKQQRLHENLPFFEARVGIHTGEVVAGIVGEKKFAFDLWGDTVNIASRVESASLPGKVNISEDTYELVKAHFICSDRGKKDIKNRGEKGMYFVEREILGD; via the coding sequence ATGAAAAGACGTCTTTGGATATTGGTATTGGTATTGACACTTGCCCATCCTTTAGCAGCACAAAAAAGCAAAACCGACTCGGCTACGACGAAAAAAAAGGGGTGGCGACTTTTTGGCAACAAAAAAAATAAAGAGTTAGAAGCCGTTTCAAAGGAAAAAGACAAAGTTTCGGCAGAGAAGAAAAAGGTAGAAAACGAAAAGCAATTTTTAGAGTGGAAAAATCAAAATTTGTCCTCTCAAATAGACGCCCTTGATGCGCAAAAAAAGGCATTGGATGTTCAACAGCACTTTCTGGATTCGCAGCTTGTTGTCCGCAACCAAAGCCTCAAACTCATGACCGAGACGCAAATGAAAATCCAATTGATGCTCTTGCGGCAAAAACAGCTACTCGACTCCGTTTCGTTTACCAAAGTCATTGACTCCCTCAAAATCAGCGACCAACAGAAAATATTGGCCCAAAAAGAAGACCAACTTCGACGGCAAGAAGCGGAAGTCGAACTTCAACAAAGCCAACGAAATTTACTGATTGTGGTGGTATTAGGGGTTTTGGTAGTAGCTCTTGGCATTTACCGAAGCCTACTGAATGTCAAAAAATATTCTAAAATTATTGAGGAAGAAAAAAACAAATCGGAATACTTACTGCTCAATATCCTGCCCAAAGAAGTCGCCGACGAACTCAAGAAAAGCGGCGCCGCCGAAGCAAAACATTACGAAGAAGTAAGCGTATTATTCTCTGATTTTGTGGGCTTTACCTTTTTGGCCGAAAAACTCCCGCCCCAAGAACTGGTCGCCGAGCTGGACTATTGTTTCAAGCGTTTTGACCGAATTATGGGCAACAATAAAATTGAAAAAATAAAGACCATCGGCGATGCCTACATGGCCGCAGGTGGCGTACCTGTGCCCGACTCCGACGCTCACGTGCGCATTGTCCGAGCTGCACTTGAACTACAAGAATTTATCGAAGCCCGAAAACAGCAACGACTCCACGAAAATTTGCCTTTTTTTGAAGCCCGCGTCGGGATTCACACGGGGGAAGTAGTGGCAGGAATTGTGGGGGAAAAGAAATTTGCCTTCGACCTTTGGGGCGATACTGTCAACATTGCGTCTCGCGTGGAATCAGCGAGTCTTCCTGGCAAAGTCAACATTTCGGAAGATACCTACGAGCTGGTCAAAGCGCATTTTATTTGCTCCGACCGTGGCAAAAAAGACATCAAAAATCGCGGAGAAAAAGGAATGTATTTTGTTGAAAGGGAGATTTTGGGAGATTAG
- a CDS encoding UDP-N-acetylmuramoyl-L-alanyl-D-glutamate--2,6-diaminopimelate ligase, with the protein MAKTLQNLLAGVPISSVIGNTDIEISSIEFDSRKVTSGSLFVAQKGTQVDGHEFIPKVIEMGAVAILCQDIPNNLAEGIAYIQVADSARAMGQMASNFYDNPSAKLKLVGVTGTNGKTSSVTLLFKLFRQLGHRVGLLSTVQNQIDDDIIPSTHTTPDSVKINELLAEMVRRGCAYCFMEVSSHAVAQERIAGLTFAGGIFTNITHDHLDFHKTFDNYIKAKKGFFDQLPKTAFALVNIDDRRGGVMVQNTAARKETYSLQTVATFKGKLIADSLFGLQMEVDGQEVWFKLIGRFNAYNLLGVYGAAILLGEDTEQVLTALSAVTPPPGRFEQVVSPNEVVGIVDYAHTPDALQNVLETINELREGNQQVITVVGCGGNRDATKRPEMARIACELSNKVILTSDNPRNEDPFAILEQMQAGVSPVDFKKTKTIEDRREAIRYAVSLVQPHDIILVAGKGHETYQEIKGVKHHFDDREELRAAFE; encoded by the coding sequence ATGGCAAAGACACTTCAAAACCTACTAGCGGGCGTTCCGATTAGCTCAGTAATTGGAAATACCGATATTGAAATCAGTTCCATCGAATTTGATTCTCGAAAAGTAACTTCGGGAAGTTTGTTTGTGGCTCAAAAAGGGACGCAGGTAGATGGGCATGAGTTTATCCCGAAAGTCATTGAAATGGGCGCAGTGGCTATTTTATGTCAAGATATACCCAACAATTTGGCCGAAGGAATTGCCTACATTCAAGTGGCGGACTCCGCCCGAGCGATGGGGCAAATGGCATCTAATTTTTACGATAATCCATCGGCGAAGCTTAAATTAGTAGGGGTTACAGGAACCAACGGGAAAACATCGTCCGTGACGTTGTTGTTCAAACTATTCCGCCAATTAGGGCATCGCGTAGGATTACTTTCGACGGTGCAAAACCAAATTGACGACGATATTATTCCTTCGACGCATACAACACCAGATTCAGTTAAAATCAATGAGTTGTTGGCCGAAATGGTTCGCCGTGGGTGTGCGTATTGCTTTATGGAAGTGAGTTCACACGCGGTGGCACAGGAACGCATCGCAGGGCTGACGTTTGCGGGAGGAATCTTTACCAACATTACCCACGACCACCTCGATTTTCATAAAACGTTCGATAACTACATCAAAGCCAAAAAAGGGTTCTTTGACCAGTTGCCTAAAACAGCCTTCGCGCTGGTAAACATCGACGACCGCCGTGGGGGAGTAATGGTGCAAAACACCGCAGCCCGTAAAGAAACCTATTCGTTACAAACCGTTGCTACCTTTAAAGGTAAACTCATTGCGGATAGCCTTTTTGGGCTTCAAATGGAGGTTGACGGGCAGGAAGTTTGGTTTAAATTGATTGGGAGATTCAATGCCTACAACCTATTGGGCGTATATGGCGCGGCTATTTTGTTGGGCGAAGATACCGAACAGGTGTTGACGGCGCTTTCGGCAGTTACGCCGCCGCCAGGCCGTTTTGAGCAGGTGGTAAGTCCGAACGAAGTGGTGGGAATCGTGGATTATGCCCACACACCCGATGCCCTACAAAATGTATTGGAAACCATCAACGAACTGCGCGAAGGCAACCAGCAAGTGATTACGGTGGTGGGTTGTGGCGGAAATCGCGATGCAACCAAGCGCCCCGAAATGGCGCGAATTGCCTGCGAATTGAGCAATAAAGTGATTCTAACGTCCGATAATCCGCGCAATGAAGACCCGTTCGCGATTTTGGAACAAATGCAAGCAGGCGTTTCGCCCGTTGACTTTAAGAAAACCAAAACCATCGAAGACCGCCGCGAAGCCATTCGGTACGCGGTGTCATTGGTCCAGCCGCACGATATTATTTTGGTAGCGGGCAAAGGCCACGAAACCTACCAAGAAATCAAAGGCGTAAAGCATCATTTCGATGATAGGGAGGAGTTGCGAGCGGCGTTTGAGTAA
- a CDS encoding TIGR00730 family Rossman fold protein produces MKTIVVYCGANAGKRPEYFQAAEEAGRALANRGISLVYGGGNLGLMGAVADGVLAGGQKVTGIIPNFLAELEVAHKTLTEIHFVDTMHERKAKMVSMSDGVIALPGGFGTLDELFEILTWAQLKIFHGPVGVLNVNGFYNHLLAHIDHMVQEGFLKAENRALLLVADTIDELLDKMMAFERNETKLELKNIQHENGGAV; encoded by the coding sequence ATGAAGACAATTGTTGTGTATTGTGGGGCAAACGCAGGCAAGCGACCTGAATATTTTCAAGCAGCCGAGGAAGCTGGGCGCGCGTTGGCCAACCGAGGGATAAGTCTGGTCTATGGGGGAGGAAATTTGGGGTTGATGGGAGCCGTTGCCGATGGGGTATTGGCAGGAGGACAAAAAGTAACGGGAATTATTCCTAATTTCTTGGCCGAATTGGAAGTGGCGCATAAAACGCTTACCGAAATCCATTTTGTGGACACAATGCACGAGCGCAAAGCCAAAATGGTCTCTATGTCTGACGGGGTGATTGCGCTCCCTGGTGGATTCGGGACCCTCGACGAACTGTTTGAAATCCTGACGTGGGCGCAGTTGAAAATTTTTCATGGACCCGTCGGGGTGTTGAATGTCAACGGTTTCTATAATCACTTACTAGCCCACATCGACCACATGGTGCAAGAAGGATTTTTGAAAGCCGAAAACCGTGCATTGCTCTTGGTGGCGGATACGATTGACGAATTATTGGATAAAATGATGGCGTTTGAACGGAATGAAACCAAACTGGAACTGAAGAACATTCAGCACGAGAATGGGGGGGCTGTTTAA
- a CDS encoding XdhC family protein — MKEIKAIIEAYDRIDRSTTKAALATVVRVEGSSYRRTGARMLVMDDGVWVGGISGGCLEGDALKRARLAIAKSKASLVTYDTTEDDQHQIGVGLGCNGVIDVLLTPLSFEDANNPVEILKSCMNERRQTHILLTVIGLEDDYQGLQAGTMLRYTGPESIAFLGNPSLQTELSHTIEIYAEKGRSRPKAFDLPDGRTLELFIEILPPEIHLVLMGHQYDVLPLARLTKEIGWRATIVANPQKLMSKLLAVTDAIVAPADFSTILIDEHTAIILMSHDFKTDKYNLPKVLQTAASYVGMLGPKVRSEKILKELSDEGIVISNAESERIHAPVGLDIGAISPEEIALSILAEIRAVFSQRTGEALRLRTTPIHERD, encoded by the coding sequence ATGAAAGAAATCAAAGCCATCATCGAAGCCTACGACCGCATCGACCGCAGCACTACCAAAGCCGCCCTCGCCACCGTTGTGCGCGTCGAAGGGTCGTCGTATCGTCGTACGGGTGCCCGTATGCTTGTTATGGACGACGGCGTGTGGGTAGGGGGCATCAGTGGCGGATGTTTGGAGGGCGATGCTCTCAAGCGGGCACGCCTTGCCATTGCCAAATCGAAAGCGAGTTTAGTGACCTACGATACCACGGAAGACGACCAACACCAAATCGGCGTCGGATTGGGATGCAACGGGGTGATTGACGTTTTATTGACTCCCCTTTCTTTTGAGGATGCGAATAATCCCGTTGAAATTCTCAAAAGCTGCATGAACGAGCGCCGTCAGACGCATATTTTATTGACGGTAATTGGGTTAGAAGATGACTATCAAGGCTTACAAGCAGGAACGATGCTCCGCTATACGGGACCTGAAAGCATTGCATTTTTAGGCAACCCAAGCCTTCAGACAGAACTTAGCCATACCATAGAGATCTATGCCGAAAAAGGGCGCTCACGTCCCAAGGCGTTTGACCTCCCCGACGGCCGAACGCTTGAATTGTTCATCGAAATTCTTCCCCCCGAAATTCACCTTGTATTGATGGGGCACCAATACGATGTGTTGCCGTTGGCTCGTCTTACGAAAGAAATTGGCTGGCGGGCGACCATCGTTGCCAATCCTCAGAAACTGATGTCTAAATTGCTGGCTGTCACCGATGCAATTGTTGCACCTGCCGATTTTAGCACCATTTTAATCGACGAACACACGGCAATTATTCTCATGTCGCACGATTTTAAGACCGACAAATACAACCTTCCCAAAGTGCTACAAACGGCAGCGAGTTACGTGGGGATGTTGGGTCCGAAAGTCCGTTCCGAAAAAATCCTTAAAGAACTTTCTGACGAAGGGATTGTTATTTCAAATGCCGAAAGCGAACGAATTCACGCCCCCGTAGGTTTGGACATAGGCGCTATTTCACCCGAAGAAATTGCCTTGTCGATTTTAGCCGAAATACGGGCCGTTTTTTCCCAACGTACGGGAGAAGCTTTACGCCTTCGCACAACCCCTATTCACGAACGCGATTGA
- a CDS encoding molybdopterin molybdotransferase MoeA translates to MELTSVNDATRIILENTLDYGAESVAFTDAYRRVLAEPLVADRDFPPFDRVTMDGIAIQWQSYQKGQRDFRIESTQTAGDVQHTLQNPAACIEVMTGASLPINTDTVIKYEDVAIENGVAQLKFTVREKQNVHFRGEDRMAGSAIVPTGTLLGPPEIAIAASVGATKVKVKKLPSVVIITSGDELVPVEATPLPHQIRSSNVHCIATLLKPYQIEVDFIHIPDDLATTQEAIQQALQQYDVLILCGGVSQGKKDFIPKALQAEGVQKYFHKLSQQPGKPFWFGRKDRNVVFALPGNPVSSFLCARRYFIPWLRQSLGLVAFDHTYAALSADYVYTSPLTYFLQVQLYQENATLMARPVMGHGSGDFANLVENQGFLELPKEQTEFKKGDIFPLWRYDTL, encoded by the coding sequence ATGGAATTGACCTCTGTAAACGACGCCACGCGCATTATTTTAGAAAATACCCTCGACTACGGTGCTGAGTCCGTTGCTTTCACTGACGCTTATCGTCGCGTACTGGCCGAACCGCTGGTAGCTGACCGCGATTTTCCTCCTTTCGACCGCGTGACAATGGACGGAATTGCGATTCAATGGCAAAGTTACCAAAAGGGCCAACGTGACTTTCGGATTGAAAGTACCCAAACCGCGGGCGACGTCCAGCACACGCTTCAAAATCCTGCGGCTTGTATTGAGGTAATGACAGGGGCGTCGCTTCCCATCAATACCGATACAGTCATCAAATACGAGGACGTGGCCATCGAAAACGGAGTAGCTCAGCTCAAATTTACCGTTCGTGAGAAACAAAATGTGCACTTTCGGGGCGAAGACCGCATGGCAGGCAGCGCTATTGTACCTACAGGTACGCTGTTGGGGCCGCCCGAAATCGCCATAGCCGCTAGCGTTGGGGCAACAAAGGTAAAGGTAAAAAAACTACCTTCGGTGGTGATTATTACTTCGGGCGACGAGCTGGTTCCTGTAGAGGCCACCCCGCTCCCTCACCAGATTCGCAGCTCCAACGTACATTGCATTGCTACTTTGCTCAAACCGTACCAAATCGAGGTGGATTTTATCCATATTCCCGATGATTTGGCTACCACGCAGGAGGCCATTCAACAAGCACTCCAACAATACGACGTCCTTATTTTGTGCGGTGGGGTATCGCAGGGAAAGAAAGATTTTATTCCAAAAGCCCTTCAAGCCGAAGGCGTGCAGAAGTATTTTCATAAACTGAGCCAACAACCTGGCAAACCTTTCTGGTTTGGGCGAAAAGACCGTAACGTTGTCTTTGCTTTGCCAGGAAATCCCGTATCTTCGTTTCTGTGCGCGCGTCGGTATTTTATCCCGTGGCTACGACAATCGTTGGGACTGGTAGCTTTCGACCACACCTACGCGGCCTTGAGCGCAGACTATGTTTATACCTCTCCATTGACTTATTTTTTGCAAGTTCAACTATACCAAGAGAATGCCACATTGATGGCACGTCCAGTGATGGGACATGGCTCGGGAGATTTTGCCAATTTGGTTGAAAATCAAGGGTTTTTAGAGCTACCCAAGGAGCAAACCGAGTTCAAAAAGGGAGACATTTTTCCCCTTTGGCGGTACGACACCCTGTAA
- a CDS encoding ribonucleoside-diphosphate reductase subunit alpha, with protein MYVVKRDGRRESVKFDKITSRIEKLCYGLEAAYVQPIEVAKKVVSGIYDGVTTAELDVLAAETAASMTTKHPDYAILAARIAISNLHKNTLKSFSATMKQLYTYTDPKTNENASLISKEAYDVIRKHAALLDSTIIYDRDYGYDYFGYKTLEKSYLLKLNGKIAERPQHMLMRVAVGIHLDDLDSVIETYNLLSERWFTHATPTLFNAGTPKPQMSSCFLLTMKEDSIAGIYDTLKQCALISQSAGGIGVSIHNIRAKGSYIKGTNGNSNGIVPMLRVFNDTARYVDQGGGKRKGSFAIYLEPWHADIFDFLELKKNHGKEELRARDLFYAMWIPDLFMKRVEANDTWSLLCPHECPGLADTYGDEFEALYTQYERDGKARKTVKAQDLWFAIMESQIETGTPYMLYKDHANRKSNQKNLGTIKSSNLCTEIMEFTSPDEVAVCNLASISLPKFVEQGPDGFLHFNHEKLFEITKVVTRNLNKIIDLNYYPVPEAERSNKRHRPIGIGIQGLADAFLLMRMPFESEEARRLNEDIHETIYHGSLVASMELAQNDGAYETWKGSPISEGIFQFDMWNVTPKSGRWNWEQLRKDVVKHGVRNSLLLAPMPTASTSQILGNNECFEPFTSNLYVRRVLSGEFVVVNKYLLKDLVKEGLWNDSMKNKLMMHNGSVQKIAEIPQHLKDLYKTAWEIKQKTIVDMAADRGAYICQSQSLNIFMENANYGKLTSMHFYAWKKGLKTGMYYLRTQAAVDAVKFTVEKHVEAVLEPVTTKVSEKDLNYEKYAQEHAPQVAPKEDTQYPLNSPKDN; from the coding sequence ATGTATGTTGTTAAACGCGATGGCCGCCGTGAATCGGTCAAATTTGATAAAATCACTTCCCGCATAGAGAAGTTGTGCTACGGACTGGAAGCTGCTTACGTTCAGCCAATTGAAGTGGCGAAAAAAGTGGTATCTGGTATCTACGACGGTGTAACTACGGCCGAATTGGACGTGTTAGCCGCCGAAACCGCCGCCTCTATGACCACGAAGCACCCCGATTACGCCATCTTGGCCGCGCGTATTGCTATCTCCAATTTGCACAAAAACACGCTGAAGTCGTTCTCCGCAACGATGAAGCAACTTTATACTTACACTGACCCTAAAACGAACGAAAATGCTTCGTTGATTTCGAAAGAAGCTTACGACGTGATTCGCAAACACGCTGCTTTGCTCGACTCAACAATCATTTACGACCGCGATTACGGCTACGACTATTTTGGGTATAAAACGCTTGAAAAATCATACCTTTTGAAGTTAAACGGCAAAATCGCCGAACGCCCTCAGCACATGCTGATGCGGGTAGCAGTAGGGATTCACTTGGACGATTTAGATTCAGTCATTGAAACCTACAATTTGCTTTCTGAAAGATGGTTTACGCACGCAACTCCTACGCTTTTCAACGCAGGAACACCGAAACCACAGATGTCGAGCTGCTTCTTGTTGACGATGAAAGAAGATAGCATCGCGGGTATCTATGACACCCTCAAGCAATGCGCGCTCATTTCGCAGTCGGCAGGAGGAATCGGGGTAAGCATTCATAATATCCGTGCAAAAGGTAGCTACATCAAAGGGACCAATGGTAATTCTAACGGTATCGTACCGATGTTGCGCGTATTCAACGACACTGCCCGCTACGTGGACCAAGGCGGTGGTAAGCGTAAAGGCTCGTTTGCCATTTATTTGGAACCTTGGCACGCCGACATTTTTGATTTCTTAGAATTGAAGAAAAACCACGGGAAAGAAGAACTCCGCGCTCGCGATTTGTTCTACGCCATGTGGATTCCTGACTTGTTTATGAAGCGCGTAGAAGCCAACGATACTTGGTCGTTGCTTTGCCCTCACGAATGCCCAGGTTTAGCAGATACGTATGGCGATGAGTTTGAGGCATTATATACTCAATACGAACGCGATGGGAAAGCCCGCAAAACGGTAAAAGCCCAAGACCTTTGGTTTGCGATTATGGAGTCGCAAATCGAGACAGGGACGCCTTACATGCTCTACAAAGACCACGCTAACCGCAAGTCGAACCAAAAGAACTTGGGAACCATCAAGTCGTCGAACTTGTGTACTGAAATCATGGAATTCACCTCTCCTGACGAAGTAGCGGTTTGTAATTTGGCCTCGATTTCATTGCCAAAATTTGTAGAACAAGGTCCCGACGGATTCTTACATTTCAACCATGAGAAGTTGTTTGAAATCACAAAAGTGGTAACGCGCAACCTCAACAAAATCATTGACCTCAACTACTATCCCGTACCTGAAGCAGAACGTAGTAACAAACGCCACCGCCCCATCGGTATTGGTATCCAAGGGTTGGCCGATGCGTTCTTGTTGATGCGTATGCCGTTTGAATCCGAAGAAGCCCGCCGCCTCAATGAAGATATCCACGAAACGATTTACCACGGCTCGTTGGTAGCCTCGATGGAGTTGGCTCAAAACGACGGTGCTTACGAAACGTGGAAAGGCTCACCAATTTCTGAGGGTATCTTCCAATTTGATATGTGGAACGTAACGCCTAAGAGTGGCCGCTGGAACTGGGAACAGCTTCGCAAAGATGTGGTGAAACACGGTGTTCGCAATTCACTTTTGTTGGCACCTATGCCAACAGCTTCTACCAGCCAAATTTTGGGTAACAACGAATGTTTCGAACCATTTACTTCTAACCTCTACGTTCGTCGCGTATTGTCGGGTGAGTTTGTGGTTGTTAATAAATACCTCCTCAAAGACCTCGTAAAAGAAGGTTTGTGGAACGATTCGATGAAGAACAAGTTGATGATGCACAACGGTTCGGTTCAGAAAATCGCCGAAATACCACAACACCTCAAAGACCTTTACAAAACAGCTTGGGAGATCAAACAAAAGACGATTGTTGACATGGCTGCCGACCGTGGTGCCTATATTTGTCAGTCGCAGTCGTTGAATATTTTCATGGAAAATGCCAACTACGGCAAACTTACGTCGATGCACTTCTACGCGTGGAAAAAAGGCTTAAAAACGGGTATGTATTACCTCCGTACCCAAGCTGCCGTTGACGCTGTGAAGTTTACGGTTGAAAAACACGTAGAAGCCGTGTTGGAACCTGTAACGACGAAAGTTTCTGAAAAAGACCTCAATTACGAGAAATACGCGCAAGAGCACGCTCCTCAGGTAGCGCCAAAAGAAGATACGCAGTATCCTCTGAACTCACCTAAGGACAATTAA